The nucleotide sequence ATTCTAACCAGTTAAGTCATATGCAGTAAGGCTTGCCTTTAGTTATGAGGTATATTTAACCATTAAACTAGCTATTAAGGTATACAAAGCACGACAAAATGTCTTTGCCTGACATCATCGCTACCTTATTGTACTTTTTGATACTGAGGTTTGTGTTACACCTGACGAAGAATTCACCCACGAGCTGATCAGGCAAAAATAATACATGTGTCTTTGCTAATCACATGATAACATGGTCACAGTCTCAATGAAATGGGACTGAGGCTGAGAGTTGATAACTGAAGTCTATTGGTTTTCGTTCTTAAGCTCTTGGGtcatttttatatgaaatacattttaataataatatgtttgATATCAATGATataatgttttgtgtttttataaGAGAATCAGGGAACAAATTCCTACTTGGGGTTTAACTCAGCAGCATCTGTCTATATCGTGTTTGTTATTTAGTTAATCAAACGATATACACCCAGCAAAGAATATGACCAACCAGAGGACATCAACGTTTGTAGTCTTACTGTCCtttcggggggggggacagggagATTTAGAGGTTCGCCTATTGGACGATACTCATTTTCAAACTCTACTCTTTATGCATAATAATTTCTCAGAAGCTAATTACACATTGATCTCAAATTAGTCTTCATCTTTCGATGTAACATAGTCAAGAATATGGAAATAAACGCAACGAGAATGTTTGCAGAATGTTCAAGCGAGAAGATCACGATATATTAGAAGGACGAGACATGAGCACTTGACACTTCGCTATATCAGTAGATCTGTTAGCATTTCAAGTTGTTCACATCGCTAGGCAATTTCGTACCTGTTGAACTTTTGtgatgtttaatttatttaatataatgAGTGTTTGTTTTACCAATCTCGAGTGATATGTTTTATCTACATTGATGGTTATTTCGTTTTTTTGTTGcactttgttgtttattttgctGAAACGGCACCTGTTTGTTATATACACTCGTGATGAAGGCATGTTCCTATTTATAAGTATCAACATACACATATGTGACCGTATACTCTGAGATGGTGTTAACCGTGTCCTTATATGAATATCCAGCGAGTCGCTCTTGTGTTGTAGCAATCTTTGTAAATAATTGCAGTTAAATCGCGTTAACATCAAGCAAGTCATATGTCAGAATGCatttcttttattaaatatttcgGCATCACACTGATTAAGTTGAATATCACAGGGCAACGTTTGTATATTCCACAACTACATTTGATCTAGTGGTCTGCGTTTTTGCTTATTAACCCCTTTTCTTCTTCGTCAAGTGGTGACAGTGATGGATGCTGTGGCAATGGGAAGGGGTGTACGGCAGGATCAAACTTTGCAAAGTGGTGAAAGAAATGTATGTTCTTAATATTTCTACTGATTACGTCTGAATTTTGTTGGCGACATTCTCTCATGTTTTAGCGACTTTACAAAAGGTCAAGACCCTTGCTTCGGAAGACAGGGCTCTAAAGCATAAATCGGTTTGTTGATGTATACGGTACTTAATATATGTGCAAGGAGTAGACCCTATTCTAGGTTTCAGGATTTAGTTAACGTGTGCTTTTCTCCCTTCTAATATGGTTGTCATGCTTATTTGTCATCGTTAACAGGCAGTTCACAGTGAACAAGGTGTGCGAAGGATATGGGGCGTGCAAACGCCGCTGTTATATTAACATGCTAACAAGCACATCATGCGAGCAAGAATCTTTTAATAACTCCGAGGTGACAAGAGCCACTAATGTATGGATCGGATCAGACAACAGGCAAGGAATATTTCCCGTCAGCCTACTAGATCGAACCAGTCCACTCCTGTAGGAGCTGAGCCATCAACCCAACAAACACTGACTTTGGAAGGTCCGTATCATCTCGCTCTGATGCAATCATACTttaaaggacaaaaatgttaaaCGAATGACGCTACTGATAGGTCATCGTATTCTAATTCAATAGCATCAATTTGTCTGGAACAGTGGccttaatttctttattttttgattgaatttttcaagttttgaaaattttatATATCCCGTaataaatgtatacattttaataatttcataCGTGGCAAAGAGGGAGGAGGGTTATGGACTTTCAACTGCAAATTACACTTGTTGCATTGATCGCAGTTTATACTACGTACTTTACtaattatttctttgtttgattttcaatttcattatattcagaaaaaaaagaaatacttcTCACAGAGTTGAAGTCTACGTACAAGGAACGATATGACGCAGTTCAACCGATCCCTTATATCAAAGATAGACTCTACTGTGTAGATAAAGTATTTGTTGAAGGCAGTATTGAGGGTTTCATCGAGAGACGAACCCCCTTCTCCACCGAAGGATCATGGCAACGTTTAGCGTcatataatcatattttcaCTGATCCGCGTTTTAAATCAGTACGTCGAATTATAGAGGGTGAACCAGGGTACGGTAAATCAACACTTACCCTTCAGTTAGCCTATGACTGGTGTAACGGTGTAAAGGAATCCCCTTTCTCTGATGCAGATGTGTTAATTATTCTTCGACTGAGACAGCTGGGTAACGTGAAGTCCATTTACAGAGCGATCAAAATGTTTCTATTACCAAACGAGCCCCGTGTGAAACAATCTGACATTAGAGCTATTCTGGAAGGCTGCCATGTAGTTAAAGTTCTTCTGGATGGCTATGACGAGTATCCTGAAAGAGATCAAACCACGGGAAGTGACGTAGATCAGATCGTCAGATTAGAGAAGTTTCGAAAATTTGAAGTAACCTTGACGACCAGGTATCTACCAAAAGAATTTGACAAGTCAGAAACCAAACGAGTCAAGTTAAAAGGTTTTGATGAAAATGCTCGTGATCAGTACATTCGCAAAGCCATCACTGGAGACACAAATGAAAAGGCTTTTGATAAAATTAAACAAGGTTTGAAAGGAAACCCAATTCTTGATGATCTCTGCCAAGTTCCTTTGTTCTTCGTTACGTTCGCTCACATGACTGGTGAAAGAAAAGACTTTCAGCAATTTAAGTCTGTTACGGAGTTTTTCATTTAcatgatgaaatgttttcacaGTCACACCAGAAACAAGGCAGCGGAACGTAACGTTATGACCTATGAAGTGGAGTTTGAGTCTAAACATGGTGAACTTGATAAAATAGCATTTGAAGGTCTCAATAGAGAGAATCAACAGATTGTGTGGGGTAAAGAAGCGTTCTGTAAACGAGTTGGTCAAGCATTTTATGATCACTATATCCGTGTTGGTATTTTAGTAGAGGAAAAGGTCGTTAATATTTCCGATGGAGAAACTCCTGGTAATAGCATTAATATCAAGATTGAAGTAAGTTTCTACCATAAACTATTTTGTGAGTGGTTTGCATCATTTAGAGTCGCAGATATCGCTGCTAGTGTGAAGAATTCAGCTGAATTAGAACAAACCCTGGGTAAGATGGATCCATTTGACCTACAGTATGTCTTTCGTTTCGCATGTGGACTAAGCCGTACAGCTGCTCGTAACATCATCGactatttgaagaagaaaaaggattGTGATAAGTTTGCAATCCTCTGCATCTTGGAACAAAATGGAGACATTGAGGAGATCAGGAAGACTGTTACAGAGCTCTGTACTGAGGCGGTTATCATCGATAAAGATGACAGCAAGTTACTACAGAGGTCTACCGTACAGCTGCTACAGATAGCATCAAGTCATGACGTAAGTATTATCGAGGATACGCATTCGTTACTATTATTTGACTGATCATTGTCTTGTTGAATTCTTGACGAACCTTCTTATATTCATCAGTTCTATGATAGCATGTAAAATCGACCTCAAACAACACTCCAATAAAGTACTTCTAATTTCCATCGCGCATACTACCggtgcaatataatgtagtATAactattaataaaataatataatgatTGTATTATAGATTCTTTAAAATTCGTCACATTTGGCCTCTTCTAGCATATTACAGTATTATTTACGGTTCATGTATTTTATATAATGCAATCTGCTTGCCGTGTCGATATAAGTAGCTAATGACTGAATTACTTGTTACACGTCCCACTAAATTCAGTGATAATCCATTCGCCTGCCCTAATTAGATATCTATACAAGGTTGTTACTTTCGTTTCCATATTTGTGTAAGTAACTCACACTTTGTTAAACTTTCTGAGAGGAAAACTATAAAAGCATACTGATATTATGCCTCATACATTTTTAGGCTCTTTATAATACAGACATATTCGACCTTCATTCGTCTGACAAAAAAAAGAGTCATTAGTCTAATTTACATAAACACTGTTTCATCATCATTCTTTGCTGCTTTTTGCCAATTTAAAAACTCCCACTTTCTTTGACATCTATCGCTATCAAGTTGGTGTTTTTATATTTAACCCAGTACATGACTCTATTCCAATTCTTCgatcatatttgttttataactGTTCAATGTTTTTACGTACTCTATTATGTACTCGTCTATCGCAGCACTGTCTCTGAATCCTCCCATGCACTTACCTCCTCTCAGCACAGCACACGCTATATAAGTACTGCAGGATAAAACTCTGCTGCTCTCATATCTATTGCCGAAAGTCTGTTCCTTCAACAAAACATTTAAAGACtgcataataataaaaataagtgAAAAGTTAGAGGCTGCTTTCATTCAATTATTTCTCTCTTATTCTGTTTCCTATTGGTATTGTctcatttgtttgtttctattaATTTTGTTATACTGTTGCCTTTACGTATTATGCTCAACCAAGTTTCTTTTCTATTTCTCAATGTAATTTCTATattgcattttttaaatttatttttgacttACTTAATGTATACGAAAGCGAGCCTCAGTAGACGAATCGTAGGTAATTTGTAGTGAGCAAGTACTATGCTTAATCTCTCGTGTTACGTAACCAGCTTGTCATTTAAAGAGAACAGTATACAATAAAATTACTACAATTCTTTCTGACATAATTATTGACGAATACAACAGTGAAAGTATATTTTCCTGGTATGATAAGTCACATATTACTCCGTTTCAACCATTTCCCTCTTCCTCCCAGGGATTCTAAAAGCATCtatgggtagggggggggggtgtatgggTGCCCAAATTTCAAGATTCAGTGGGATTTGTGGCTAACCAAACTACATAGAAACGTCCCGACAACTGTTAATTAACCAAATGATTGTTTACCTCAAATTCTACAATAAGAACAAAGCGGACAATTATTCATTGATTGTTCTATtgtcatattttaaaaatgtgAAGCAGTGTACATAACAGAACGGCACTCTCAACGATATACAACAACAGGGcactttaaatttttaaattcaaaaataGAACAAAAGGTACTATTTTATTAAAACCATTATTCAATGTTAAAGATTCACAATTTTCAGGGTATTTGGTTTGTTCAATTTCTACCATGGCTAGATTGGCCTCTTTCTGTAATTATCTGAGTCTGAAAACGAACAGTGACACATACTATCTAGTTTAGAATAATAACATTTTCCGTCAACAAGGCTAATTTTGGTAGCACGCCCCACATAATATTAACTGTTTCCTCGATCCAAACAGTTGTTGATGTTTGAATTGATCGGATCGGCTACACAGTATTTGGCTTTCATATTTAGTAGATGTTTTATACTTCCTGTCAGCAGCATTCGTTGGTTACGTTTCTCAGTGATTATCTTAATGCAATATTAcattattcataaatatttagTTCTCAAAAGGTTAACTCGGGCGAGTTACGATAACCTATTCACCCGTCAGTAGACCATTCACAGCTTGTATATAACACATGTTCAATTGAAGCATAAGAACTATTACAGTAATGTACGCATGTGTTGGTAATTCAGCCATTCAGCACCTGTTTGAACGTAGCAGACATTAAGAGCAGCCTCTAACAGCAGTCAATAGTGTATACATGAACGTTACTTGCTGTTGTCCactgatgtttgtacactgtgacgagCGCTGGGTACGCTGTGGCGGAAAAAGTGGGTCCCCAGCAGCCACTTAGTGCAGCCTTAATTAGCGGACAATAACAAAACTGTTACTTTTTCTTACCTGTTTTAATGCGATAATAAGTAACGCTATGCAtactgtaaaaataaaaaaaaatgacaccATAAGAGAGATGAGATGTTCTTCTTTCCTGTGATATAACTTTGGAATTTAATGGTGGACGATATCTGCATCCATATTCAACCTATCCTTGTGATTCTACCAAAACTTGTGGAGAAAGGCGTAAATTGCGGCAATTTTTATaccaatttgtttgtttttttcttcaaatgtccaaacaattaatttatgagaatatgcaacagtcaagGAGAGGTACAATGACAAAGTTAAGTCATTCCTCTTACACGTGGCATGAAAAAACAGTCAGTAACactttgattgattgattgaaaatCGATGGCTACAAACTGTACGATCCTAACAGGTCAATGATACAAATGGGAAAATTAGCTCGAAACGAGCGGTAATGTGTTATGATCTAAacgtactattttttatttcaaaatcgattaatttgagtTAATGTCCCAATTTCCATGTCATATCATTTTTCCCTGagtgaaaatatttacacaatgtaattacttaaaatctgctcatttttgtcaatagggacccaagtattgacagTATTTGGCTGTTTTGAAAACGAAGCTTTTATTTGGAATGTATATGCAGTTAGGATATGTCAAGtctactaggcctaggcctatacgtTTCTCACCGCTTTAGGATATAATCCTACTACAACAATCATGCTTTCAAAATAAGTTTAACGATAGTACTGCAAATTGTGTAGACGAATTCTGAATGGTTAGGCCTAGACCTAGTAATAGtaacatgtttgtttatttctgtcAATATAGGCTAGGACTTTACCACTCGCCGTAAAACATGGCTGTAGGCTAATATAAATGGCTTGTGTTAAGGAATGtcactgtttttttgtttttgtttttttttataaaagttaTTAATTCGACACTATTCCGTAGGTATAGAGACCGAATAACATATCACTAGGCCCCGATCCAATCAGACATTCTGATAGCCGAGCTAGCCCTGTTTTTGGTAGTGATAATGTATTTGGCTGTGTGGTCATATTGCGAGTGGTAGTAGTACATGGATTACGATAATGTCGCTCACGTTTAGCAAAGATATTTGTAGTAGCAGTTATGATGCTGTAACATTGTAACATTTGCAGCTGCACAATAGGCTACTACTTTAGACACGACAAAGAATGGGtctacaacaaacatttttgAGAGAATATAAAATGCATGGAATTTTTTTACagttataaaaaaacaaaatattatcatataaACTAGCGTCTGACTAGAGTTTACGTTGTGGTAGCTTGTAAGCGGTTCATACGGGCTTGTGTCGGTTGTATTTGCTCTGCATCTGTCGGGACAAAAAAGTTGTTCTTGCGATTACTGTGCGTAGGTTGAGGCCTGATTAACCACGCTAATGCTAATGTGATGGTCGATGAGTGTACATAGTAGGGAACGAGAAACGGGGAAAATCATACAAACCCTTTTTTTGCAACTATTATGTATCTCTTATGATTTTCTCATGCAAGACTGTTACAGATGATTGTAGGCTCGTACTGTACACCCAGAAAGATATAAAGAGAATTCAAACAAACGACTATTTACATGTTATAAACCGTTAAATATCAGCAGTAAGGTGTAGCGAATGGGTTTTATTATGAGGTATAGGTATCTCCCGGCCGTTACAGTTATTGTTTGCTTGTTATGTGAAGTTTTATCTGgtagagtggggggggggggattgataatgatgtaatgtaatgtaatgtacagtagCCTAGCTGAATTACTGCTCTAGAGTAGACGCGATAAAGATTTAGCCTAACAACAAACATTGCATAGACAAATTAGGCGTGGAATGTGTTACACAATCATTATATGAAATAGCGTTTACGTCACGTTACTTTGTTATCCACAGGCGTGTGTCGGTTTACTCCGTATGTCTGGATGGCATGTTCGTTCTTACTGTATGCAGGTTGAGGCGTTATAAACAGTACATATAAGGGACTAAgaacggtggggggggggggtaatagaaactttcattttttgcAACAAGGCTTGTCAGGTActattgttacgagggcccattgtagcctaacgctagttactgctagtgaggaacctaatgttacaatgtggagagtaattgaaattgcctacgtgataaatcagtatttgagaaattaggtcgggttacagTGTCACAATGTTATAATGCACGATTGTTCTAGTATATTCCtcatgatgacgcgctggtctcgggttgacgtcggtttacgtgagatCGCGTGTAAGTTGTACACATcatcgtggattctctggaacgtTCGCAGATATGCAAAGGATTTCCAAGAATAGGAAAACTGGGTCAAGTGTATCGAgagagatctagatgattcttgatatggcgaatcgtataaaaacccgcccagatcggagagtttctcagtttctgaacgaatacaagcgacgacacatattataccattctactatatatcgtcagtgctcaactgccagtagtttctgagggattgagatatcgataccaagattgattctacactttcattcagaagtttgaagaggactttgctgtgaaagtacagttttccagtgtttatttcggagaaggtgaagaatttctgtctccgttgaggaagttcgttacgtcaggagttggtggctataaagctgattttggactaactctggtaatatttagtcggcgagaagttcgacttgtgcttcactctattgtggctggaagtccgtcttctattttggagcatcgccggaaagaaggtgactgctgtttctgggatcgcgagaaacttcgtcgaggaccagtgaatttcgcggtacaacggaccgagaatcgtcgtcatcaaggtcgtggccgctgagggatatcgccgttggaagagaccagcgtgttttaaagtgtatcctatcttgttaagtttgtgagtaattttctatatatttgtaattaccacttgttgttgttggttcgaaatccattgttcaatatagtttacgttctcatttaaaatctctagactcgttaatttgtctgtgttcttacggaaacgaacccaggcttgtgtctcgttaaaaattagttatcgagacctctcgcattccaacgtaacaaaatCAACATAAACTTTTCTAACTTACCTTTACTATGTCATCATGCAAGAGTGATACAAATGAGAAGATTCAGAGAATTACAGAAAACACAgttttaaatgttataaaaaataaCGATTTGTCGCGAGGGAACGTACTAACGTACTAACTTTTACGATTTTCTAGTTTATTTCTTAGTATGTTATTATTCAAGACTGGTACTTGGTACAGATCAGTTTGTGTTTGTAGACCAAGCTTTGAGTGTAAAAATGTTAAAGCTACTGATTTAATTTCCTTGCTACAAATCATCGATACCAGTTGTAAGATATACCGAATGTGTTTTATTACGACTTACATTGCTATCACCCAGCCGGCACATGTGTTGTTATGTCTAGAAAGTATGGTAGGGcggaatgtgtgtgtgtgttggggggggggggtgcgttgAACCGTTGAATGATTAGAGTCGAGATCTACAATCActagtatttaaatatatactcGTGGCTATTTATGCAAGTTTATGATCGAAACAAACTTGACTTTCCTTCGTACTCTGTTTTtcaatttgttcatttatttatttatttgtcatttttgatttttttttcaacaatatTTCTTCATTCCTTTTTGGAGAGGGACCGGGGCATTAGTATTGCTTTCCTTAttatttcaataaataataacCTATTAATGGCGGTGAGTACGTCCAATAAAATTTACTGTCAATGAGGTCATGCTGCTAAActacagtttattattttatttgtctttcttcAGATTCCAATCTCTGATCTACAGCTGAAGTGGTCCTTCAGTAAGGTTGAAAACAATACCATCATCCTACAGTCTTGTTTAGCTCTACCAAGCCTCTCATCACTGGAGAAATTATTGCTGAATGCAGGGAAAGATGAACTAATTGAGGAAGACATTGTAGGATTATTGAACTATGTACTGCAATCTAAGAAATTCAGGACACTTTGGTAAGTGACTAACAAGATAAAATGAATATTAGTAGAAAAAATCTGGGGTAATTACAAAAGATTTAATAGGTTATTCAATTATTTAACCCTGTAATCAAAGGAACCAACAAAAGGTAACAGACAGCAAATAGTATCAAAGATGCCTTCATACAAGAACAGGTTGGTTGAGCCGGGTAAATTGGAAGTTTAAGGTCATCTGAATGCAATCAATAAGATAAGCTTGTATATAAA is from Apostichopus japonicus isolate 1M-3 chromosome 16, ASM3797524v1, whole genome shotgun sequence and encodes:
- the LOC139982308 gene encoding uncharacterized protein, whose protein sequence is MDRIRQQARNISRQPTRSNQSTPVGAEPSTQQTLTLEEKKEILLTELKSTYKERYDAVQPIPYIKDRLYCVDKVFVEGSIEGFIERRTPFSTEGSWQRLASYNHIFTDPRFKSVRRIIEGEPGYGKSTLTLQLAYDWCNGVKESPFSDADVLIILRLRQLGNVKSIYRAIKMFLLPNEPRVKQSDIRAILEGCHVVKVLLDGYDEYPERDQTTGSDVDQIVRLEKFRKFEVTLTTRYLPKEFDKSETKRVKLKGFDENARDQYIRKAITGDTNEKAFDKIKQGLKGNPILDDLCQVPLFFVTFAHMTGERKDFQQFKSVTEFFIYMMKCFHSHTRNKAAERNVMTYEVEFESKHGELDKIAFEGLNRENQQIVWGKEAFCKRVGQAFYDHYIRVGILVEEKVVNISDGETPGNSINIKIEVSFYHKLFCEWFASFRVADIAASVKNSAELEQTLGKMDPFDLQYVFRFACGLSRTAARNIIDYLKKKKDCDKFAILCILEQNGDIEEIRKTVTELCTEAVIIDKDDSKLLQRSTVQLLQIASSHDIPISDLQLKWSFSKVENNTIILQSCLALPSLSSLEKLLLNAGKDELIEEDIVGLLNYVLQSKKFRTLWFLNCKLPTSIRPEKVPEELKRKNVQVLWPSNASYLDFQSG